A window of Fusarium oxysporum Fo47 chromosome II, complete sequence genomic DNA:
GCCTGAGCAGGTTGTCTTTCGAGGGTACATCGCCGTCGCTGACCAAACGCTTGTCCTTTGGGGTAAGCAACCTTTGGAACATGCGTGGTGTTGGTACGAGTAAACAGATATCCCAAATCCCTCCCTGGTCTAGCCAGACACCCTCTCTCGTACCGTTCCGCAGCCAGGAACTTAGAAGACATGCAAGGAATGCCATCATCAGCTATCTCATCCTCGATGTCTTTGCCGCCCAACCACCCCCAGATCCCAACATGATATCTCCTCAGAGTGAACACTTGCTGACACGCATCGGCCAAATCATGCCTGAAGAGGCAAtctttcgcttctttgcCACCTTTGGCTTCTGGCTCAACACCTTCTGCGTCATTCATCTTATCAACAGTACTTTTTCGCTCCTGTACCTCAGCCTAAACTTGTACCCGGTCGAAATGCTACCCCCAATCTGGGGGCGCCTCTCCGAGGCTTATAGCGTTAGGCGCTTCTGGGGTAATTTCTGGCATCAGACGCTACGACGTCACGTCACCTCCCTTTCAGACTTCCTTGTCCATGGGATTCTTCACGTGCCAAAGGGTCTTGTTGCTCGTTACTGCAAACTTACCGTGTGCTTCTTTATTTCTGGGGCTTTGCATTTCCCCGCTGATAGAGCGCTTGGCATATCTGCAAAGGAGACTAACGTTATCAATCATTTCCTCACAACAGCGCTGGTGATTATGTGCGAGGATGGAGTTCAGCATGCCTTTCGGGGCGTGCGGGGAATTTGGTCAAGACGGTTTGGGTACTTTTGGGTTATATGTTACATGTACTT
This region includes:
- a CDS encoding membrane bound O-acyl transferase family-domain-containing protein; its protein translation is MWIQCLKTFDDLCLSRLSFEGTSPSLTKRLSFGVSNLWNMRGVGTSKQISQIPPWSSQTPSLVPFRSQELRRHARNAIISYLILDVFAAQPPPDPNMISPQSEHLLTRIGQIMPEEAIFRFFATFGFWLNTFCVIHLINSTFSLLYLSLNLYPVEMLPPIWGRLSEAYSVRRFWGNFWHQTLRRHVTSLSDFLVHGILHVPKGLVARYCKLTVCFFISGALHFPADRALGISAKETNVINHFLTTALVIMCEDGVQHAFRGVRGIWSRRFGYFWVICYMYLMTPSWAYPAARVVKPGDQLAPFSVIKQFIQ